A genomic window from Flavobacterium johnsoniae includes:
- a CDS encoding BamA/TamA family outer membrane protein → MSKKHNHIKAYFIKCTALLALFFVLGCSNTKYLPEGDLLYTGGSVTIKDSIMKKKDRKALETELEGLLRPKPNKQIFGLRPKLLIYNLAGEPKKDKGTRYWLRNKVGEAPVLFSQVDLDYNASVLRNFAENRGYFKVRVSADSTVRNKRVTAEYTVTPKKQYIIKSVIFPDDSLKMSKIIAKSHRRSLLKVGNPYDLDVIKAERERIDARLKEKGYFYFNPDYILAKVDSSKGDHEVKIRLVIKDDTPAKAMTAYKIDKIFVYPNYSLTNDSAVYRKRNITQYKDFTIIDTTDTFKPRIYDRTIYFKKGDVYNRKDHNLTLNRFVNLGTFSFVKNEFKPSDSIPNTLDSYYYLTLLPKKFIRVEVIGKTNSASYTGTELNVNWNNRNFFKGAELFTASVFGGADFQLGGANKGKNIYKLGGEVSLTWPRFITPFNIEGNSEFVPRTKATIRYEYQKRTQLYALNSFNTSFGYLWKENIRKEHQLNVIDVTYVSPNHVTAEYMADIDQDEALRRVIEKQLIFGPTYNYTYTNTMQKRRKNTIYFNGELDLAGNLTGMITGANIKKNDTIKIFDVPFSQYVKIKTDFRHYLKLGKESELASRLIVGAGFAYGNSNALPTSKQFVVGGTNSIRAFRARTLGPGSYVIPPPTNNNFTPDQSADLKLEFNTEYRAKLFSIVRGAVFLDAGNIWLLHADPNKPGAEISKDFMKELAVGAGAGLRFDLSFLILRTDLAIPLRNPALPDGQRWVIDDINFGSSSWRKDNLILNIAIGYPF, encoded by the coding sequence ATGAGCAAAAAACATAATCATATAAAAGCCTATTTTATAAAGTGTACAGCACTCCTTGCTTTATTTTTTGTTTTAGGATGCAGTAATACAAAATACCTTCCTGAAGGCGATTTGCTTTATACAGGCGGTTCGGTTACAATTAAAGATTCGATTATGAAAAAGAAAGATCGAAAAGCTTTAGAAACAGAACTAGAAGGTTTGTTGCGTCCAAAACCTAACAAACAAATTTTTGGTTTACGACCAAAATTATTGATTTACAATCTTGCTGGAGAACCCAAAAAAGACAAAGGAACGAGATATTGGCTGCGCAATAAAGTAGGAGAAGCGCCAGTACTTTTCAGTCAAGTAGATTTAGATTATAACGCTTCTGTTTTGCGAAACTTTGCCGAAAATAGAGGTTATTTTAAAGTTAGAGTTAGTGCCGATTCGACTGTTCGAAATAAAAGAGTTACAGCGGAATATACCGTTACACCTAAAAAACAATACATTATAAAAAGCGTTATTTTTCCCGACGACTCTTTAAAAATGTCTAAAATCATTGCAAAAAGCCATAGAAGAAGTTTATTAAAAGTTGGAAATCCATACGATCTGGATGTTATTAAAGCGGAAAGAGAAAGAATCGACGCACGATTAAAGGAGAAAGGATATTTCTATTTTAATCCAGATTATATTTTGGCAAAGGTTGACAGCAGTAAAGGAGATCACGAAGTAAAAATCAGATTGGTTATAAAAGATGATACGCCTGCAAAAGCAATGACGGCTTATAAAATTGATAAAATCTTCGTTTATCCAAATTATTCTCTAACCAATGACAGCGCAGTTTATAGAAAAAGAAATATTACCCAATACAAAGATTTTACGATAATTGATACCACAGATACTTTTAAACCAAGAATTTACGACCGAACAATTTACTTTAAAAAAGGCGATGTTTACAACCGAAAAGACCATAATTTGACTTTAAATCGATTTGTAAATCTTGGAACTTTCAGTTTTGTTAAGAACGAATTTAAGCCGTCAGATTCAATTCCGAATACTTTAGATTCTTATTACTATCTTACACTATTGCCTAAAAAGTTTATTCGTGTTGAGGTAATCGGAAAAACCAATTCGGCGAGTTATACGGGTACAGAATTAAACGTAAACTGGAACAATCGAAACTTTTTTAAAGGAGCAGAATTGTTTACGGCTTCGGTTTTTGGAGGAGCAGATTTTCAGTTAGGAGGAGCAAACAAAGGTAAAAATATTTACAAACTTGGAGGAGAAGTTAGCTTGACTTGGCCACGATTTATTACGCCATTTAATATTGAAGGAAACAGCGAATTTGTTCCAAGAACCAAAGCGACAATACGTTACGAATATCAAAAAAGAACACAGTTGTATGCCTTGAATTCATTTAATACTTCATTTGGTTATTTGTGGAAGGAAAATATTCGTAAAGAACACCAGTTAAATGTGATTGATGTAACATATGTAAGTCCTAATCATGTTACGGCAGAATATATGGCAGATATTGATCAAGATGAAGCGCTAAGAAGGGTAATCGAAAAGCAGTTAATTTTTGGTCCAACCTATAATTATACGTACACCAATACGATGCAAAAACGCCGAAAAAACACCATCTATTTTAATGGTGAATTAGATTTGGCAGGAAATTTAACTGGTATGATAACGGGGGCAAATATCAAAAAAAATGATACGATTAAAATATTCGATGTTCCTTTCAGCCAGTATGTGAAAATTAAAACTGATTTTAGACATTATCTAAAACTAGGAAAAGAAAGTGAGCTAGCTAGCAGATTAATAGTTGGAGCTGGATTTGCCTACGGAAATTCGAATGCGTTACCAACATCTAAGCAATTTGTTGTTGGAGGAACAAATAGTATTCGAGCTTTTAGAGCGCGAACTTTAGGTCCAGGAAGTTATGTTATTCCGCCGCCGACAAATAATAATTTTACTCCAGATCAATCTGCCGATTTAAAATTAGAGTTTAATACAGAATATCGAGCAAAGCTTTTTAGTATTGTTCGAGGTGCAGTTTTTTTAGATGCCGGAAATATTTGGCTTTTGCATGCCGATCCGAATAAACCAGGAGCTGAAATTTCTAAAGATTTTATGAAAGAACTTGCAGTTGGAGCAGGAGCAGGTTTACGTTTCGATTTATCATTTTTGATTTTAAGAACCGATTTAGCCATTCCGCTTAGAAATCCAGCTTTACCAGACGGACAAAGATGGGTTATTGATGATATTAATTTTGGAAGCAGTTCTTGGCGAAAAGACAATCTTATTTTGAATATTGCGATTGGATATCCATTCTAA
- a CDS encoding DUF4230 domain-containing protein, with protein MQNLIKRIIGVSVIVLLIVLAFKYCQFKKKDDSDIEYNTNLIQQQILNVGKLVVTEGHFSEVITYKNQQKYLMDMVSFEKKALVVVNANVTVAYDLHQIKYDIDEKNKTITILNIPKEEITINPDIKFYDVEQSKLNPFTGDDYNKINKSVKANLAKKIEKSTLKTNAQNRLISELSKILILTNSMGWKLQYNGKTIESETELTQDLKL; from the coding sequence ATGCAAAACTTGATCAAAAGAATTATTGGAGTTAGTGTCATCGTTTTATTAATTGTTTTGGCTTTTAAATATTGCCAGTTCAAAAAAAAAGACGATTCAGATATTGAATATAATACCAATTTAATTCAGCAGCAGATTCTTAATGTTGGTAAATTGGTTGTCACCGAAGGTCATTTTTCTGAGGTTATTACCTATAAAAATCAGCAGAAATATTTAATGGATATGGTTTCTTTTGAAAAGAAAGCCTTAGTTGTTGTAAATGCAAATGTTACCGTTGCCTACGATTTGCATCAAATTAAATATGATATTGATGAAAAGAATAAAACGATTACGATTTTAAATATTCCAAAAGAAGAAATCACAATAAATCCTGATATTAAGTTTTATGATGTCGAACAAAGCAAGCTGAATCCGTTTACTGGAGACGATTATAATAAAATCAATAAATCGGTAAAAGCAAATCTGGCTAAAAAAATCGAAAAATCTACATTAAAAACAAACGCTCAAAATAGATTAATTAGCGAATTGTCTAAGATTTTAATTCTAACCAATTCAATGGGCTGGAAACTGCAATACAACGGTAAAACTATCGAATCTGAAACGGAGTTAACTCAGGATTTGAAATTGTAG
- a CDS encoding aromatic amino acid hydroxylase — protein sequence MNPNIETNPLLEKLPKHLQQFIKPQDYSDYTPINQAVWRYVMRKNVDYLSKVAHHSYLEGLRKTGIEVDSIPSMYGMNRILSEIGWAAVAVDGFIPPNAFMEFQAYNVLVIASDIRQLEHIEYTPAPDIIHEGAGHAPIIANPEYAEYLRRFGEIGCKAISSHKDYQMYEAIRLLSILKEAEDTPQEKIDEAEKAVSDLQNDMAELSEMAQIRNLHWWTVEYGLIGTVENPKIYGAGLLSSIGESAHCMTDNVKKIPYDISAANQNFDITQLQPQLYVTPTFSHLSLILEEFANKMALRTGGLSGIKKLIQSNALGTIELSTGLQISGVFTNVIEEEGKPVYIQTTGKTALSNREKELVGHGTLTHPHGFGSPIGKLKGFNLAIEDMSPMDLQAYSIVEGEKIKLEFEGNIIVEGEIITGSRNLHGEIILISFKNCTVTHGETVLFQPEWGNYDMAIGKKVISAFSGPADVNSFDLINIVPSTKTIKAKHTEERDELEILYASVRNIRNNKESKTELQPVFEKLKINHSNDWLLSIEIAELLKDSDEKQLLQEILVHLDQLKIKRPEIAHLISGGLDLIFDNLPQRH from the coding sequence ATGAATCCAAATATTGAAACCAATCCGTTATTAGAAAAATTGCCTAAACATTTACAGCAATTTATTAAACCTCAAGATTATAGCGATTATACTCCTATCAATCAAGCGGTTTGGCGATATGTGATGCGTAAAAATGTAGATTATCTTTCTAAAGTGGCGCATCATTCTTATTTGGAAGGTTTACGCAAAACAGGAATCGAAGTTGATTCTATTCCGAGCATGTACGGCATGAACCGAATTCTGAGCGAAATTGGTTGGGCAGCGGTTGCCGTTGACGGGTTTATTCCTCCAAATGCCTTTATGGAATTTCAAGCTTATAATGTTTTGGTTATCGCTTCTGATATCAGACAATTAGAACATATTGAATATACTCCCGCTCCAGACATCATTCACGAAGGTGCCGGCCACGCTCCTATTATTGCCAATCCTGAATATGCAGAATATTTAAGACGTTTTGGAGAAATTGGCTGTAAAGCGATCTCTTCTCATAAAGATTATCAAATGTACGAGGCGATTCGTTTGCTTTCTATTTTGAAAGAAGCCGAAGATACTCCACAAGAAAAAATTGACGAAGCTGAAAAAGCAGTTTCCGATTTACAAAATGATATGGCCGAATTGTCTGAAATGGCGCAAATTAGAAACTTACATTGGTGGACAGTTGAATACGGTTTGATTGGAACTGTTGAAAATCCGAAAATTTATGGTGCTGGATTGCTTTCTTCTATTGGTGAAAGTGCACACTGTATGACGGATAACGTAAAGAAAATTCCTTATGATATTTCGGCTGCCAATCAAAATTTTGACATTACGCAATTGCAACCTCAACTTTATGTTACTCCAACTTTTTCTCATTTAAGTCTAATTCTGGAAGAATTTGCCAATAAAATGGCTTTACGAACTGGAGGGCTTTCTGGAATTAAAAAACTAATTCAGTCGAATGCTTTAGGAACAATTGAGTTGAGTACAGGCTTACAAATTTCTGGAGTTTTTACTAATGTAATTGAAGAAGAAGGAAAACCTGTTTATATTCAAACTACAGGAAAAACAGCACTTTCTAATCGTGAAAAAGAATTAGTTGGTCACGGAACTTTAACACATCCGCATGGATTTGGAAGCCCGATTGGGAAATTGAAAGGTTTCAATCTTGCCATTGAAGATATGAGTCCGATGGATTTACAGGCTTACAGTATAGTAGAAGGCGAAAAGATAAAACTTGAATTTGAAGGCAACATTATTGTTGAAGGCGAAATAATTACAGGTTCTAGAAATCTTCATGGAGAAATCATTTTAATCAGTTTTAAAAACTGTACTGTAACTCATGGAGAAACTGTTTTGTTTCAACCTGAATGGGGTAATTATGATATGGCAATTGGTAAAAAAGTAATTTCTGCTTTCTCTGGACCAGCCGATGTAAATAGTTTTGACTTGATTAATATTGTTCCGTCAACAAAAACGATAAAAGCAAAACATACTGAAGAGCGTGATGAATTAGAGATTTTATATGCATCTGTTCGAAATATCAGAAACAATAAAGAATCTAAAACTGAACTGCAGCCTGTTTTTGAGAAACTAAAAATCAACCATTCTAATGACTGGCTTTTAAGTATTGAAATTGCTGAACTTTTAAAAGATTCTGATGAAAAACAATTACTTCAAGAAATATTGGTTCATTTAGATCAATTGAAAATAAAACGCCCTGAAATTGCGCATTTAATTTCTGGCGGATTGGATTTGATTTTTGATAATTTGCCACAAAGGCACTAA
- a CDS encoding group III truncated hemoglobin, which translates to MATLKDISTIEDIKQMVDSFYGNVRKDDLIGPIFNDKLQDRWEPHLQKMYGFWQTILFDVRAYSGTPFPPHKQLPVDKTHFDRWIAIFNSTIDSQFAGPITEEAKMRATNMAFMFSHKIEYFRNAENEMRNSIKKS; encoded by the coding sequence ATGGCAACTCTTAAAGATATTTCCACAATAGAAGACATTAAGCAAATGGTTGACAGCTTTTATGGCAATGTTAGAAAAGACGATTTAATCGGTCCTATTTTTAATGACAAACTGCAAGATCGCTGGGAACCACATTTACAGAAAATGTACGGCTTTTGGCAAACCATTTTATTTGATGTTCGAGCTTATTCAGGAACACCGTTTCCACCGCACAAGCAATTACCAGTAGACAAAACACATTTTGACCGATGGATTGCCATTTTTAATTCGACAATTGATTCACAATTTGCTGGACCAATTACTGAAGAAGCTAAAATGCGCGCTACCAATATGGCTTTCATGTTCAGTCATAAAATTGAATATTTTAGGAATGCTGAAAACGAAATGAGAAATTCTATTAAGAAATCTTAA
- a CDS encoding RICIN domain-containing protein: MHKTTQTPTNRVSKALQLLVCSSLLFLNSLNAQTVTPWMTTGDQTKLLQQQASVSFGTNSGTNPSTITVNAGTTYQTMDGFGYTLTEGSCEVISAMAATQQNQLLNDLYNPTTGLNASVVRISIAASDLSSSSYSYNETSGDTNMNNFSLNGPDLTYLIPIIKKIQQINPNIKILATPWSAPRWMKTNGSWIGGSLQTQYYAAYARYFVKYFDAMKAQGINIWAITPQNEPENPHNEPSMLMNSTEQKNFINQQLGPQMAAAGYGNVKIIAFDHNCDNPDYPIDVLNNSSYVDGAAFHLYLGNIANMSTVKTQTGKNVYFTEQYTGAGGSFSGDFGWHMQNVVIGSTTNWSKTVLEWNAANNPSFGPRTPGGCTSCLGAITVNNSTSYTRNVAYYIIGQISKFVKSGAVRIASSSTNGSIASVAFKNPDGSTALVVYNSGGSSNTIKVVSGSSAFNYAVPASSAVTFNWGTANPIAVTGVSVSPTSATITAGQTQQLSATVSPNNATNTAVNWSSSNTSVATVNSNGLVSAVSAGNATITVTTVDGAKTATSAITVTAATTGFPGYYNIISRNSNKGLDVADNSTTSGGRIQQYDITNGGGNNQRWKFVSAGSGNYYIIVKSTGMYLAVENNGTANGLKVQQKSFSSSNEFKWTVASLGGGYYKITNVNTGKSLDVENVSTANGANIQVWDYSGGLNQQWQLVQVESSAAKKSLAAQEIPVEENNSNDMTIFVDKNNNHLKIDTNHEGIADVEIFNVTGQPVLKKTINFIKGNQNAIEISRLPKGVYIVKVNDGQGSYSKKVLKQ, translated from the coding sequence ATGCACAAAACTACTCAAACACCTACCAATCGGGTAAGTAAAGCGTTGCAGCTATTAGTTTGCAGTTCGCTTTTATTTTTAAACAGCTTAAATGCTCAGACCGTAACTCCGTGGATGACCACTGGAGATCAAACTAAATTATTGCAACAGCAAGCTTCCGTAAGTTTCGGAACTAATTCGGGAACAAATCCTTCTACAATCACAGTAAATGCAGGAACAACGTATCAAACGATGGATGGATTTGGTTATACGCTAACCGAAGGGAGTTGCGAAGTAATCAGCGCGATGGCTGCGACGCAACAAAATCAGTTATTAAATGATTTGTACAATCCAACAACTGGACTAAATGCGAGCGTTGTTCGTATCAGTATTGCGGCTTCTGACTTAAGTAGTTCTTCTTACAGTTACAACGAAACTTCGGGCGATACGAATATGAACAATTTTAGTTTGAATGGACCGGATTTGACGTATTTAATTCCGATTATCAAAAAGATTCAGCAAATTAATCCGAACATTAAAATTTTGGCGACACCTTGGTCTGCTCCAAGATGGATGAAAACAAATGGCTCTTGGATTGGAGGTTCTTTGCAAACGCAATATTATGCTGCGTATGCGAGATATTTCGTGAAATATTTTGATGCTATGAAAGCACAAGGTATTAATATTTGGGCAATTACACCACAAAACGAACCAGAAAATCCACATAATGAACCAAGTATGTTAATGAATTCTACCGAACAAAAGAATTTTATCAATCAACAACTTGGACCTCAAATGGCTGCAGCGGGTTATGGAAATGTAAAAATCATTGCTTTTGATCATAATTGCGACAATCCAGATTATCCAATCGATGTTTTAAATAACAGCAGTTATGTCGATGGAGCGGCATTTCATTTGTACTTAGGAAATATTGCGAATATGTCGACTGTAAAAACTCAAACGGGAAAAAACGTTTATTTTACAGAACAATATACTGGCGCGGGCGGAAGTTTTAGCGGAGATTTTGGCTGGCATATGCAAAACGTTGTTATTGGAAGTACAACCAATTGGTCTAAAACAGTTTTGGAGTGGAATGCTGCTAATAATCCAAGTTTTGGTCCGAGAACTCCGGGAGGATGTACAAGTTGTTTAGGCGCAATTACAGTTAATAATAGTACAAGTTATACTAGAAATGTTGCTTATTATATCATTGGGCAGATTTCGAAATTTGTAAAATCAGGAGCAGTAAGAATTGCTTCTTCTAGTACAAACGGAAGCATTGCTTCAGTTGCATTTAAAAACCCCGATGGATCAACGGCGCTTGTTGTTTATAACTCTGGCGGATCGTCAAATACAATAAAAGTTGTTTCAGGCTCGTCAGCATTCAATTATGCAGTTCCTGCTTCATCGGCGGTTACGTTCAATTGGGGAACGGCAAATCCAATTGCGGTTACAGGAGTAAGTGTAAGTCCAACTTCTGCAACAATTACGGCTGGACAAACACAGCAATTATCAGCTACGGTTTCTCCAAATAATGCAACAAATACTGCCGTAAATTGGAGTTCAAGTAATACTTCAGTTGCAACTGTAAATTCAAACGGACTAGTTTCTGCCGTTTCTGCTGGAAATGCTACCATTACTGTAACGACTGTTGATGGTGCAAAAACAGCAACAAGCGCAATAACGGTAACAGCTGCAACAACTGGTTTTCCAGGATATTATAATATCATTTCAAGAAATAGCAATAAAGGTTTAGATGTTGCCGATAATTCTACCACGAGCGGAGGACGTATTCAGCAATACGATATAACAAATGGAGGAGGAAATAACCAGCGCTGGAAATTTGTTTCGGCGGGAAGCGGAAATTATTACATTATTGTAAAATCAACAGGTATGTATTTAGCTGTTGAAAATAATGGAACAGCAAATGGACTAAAAGTACAGCAAAAATCGTTTTCAAGTTCTAATGAATTTAAATGGACAGTCGCTAGTCTTGGCGGAGGTTACTATAAAATTACCAATGTAAATACAGGCAAATCTCTAGATGTTGAAAACGTTTCTACAGCAAACGGAGCAAATATTCAAGTTTGGGATTATTCTGGAGGATTAAATCAGCAATGGCAACTTGTTCAGGTTGAATCTTCAGCGGCAAAAAAATCTTTGGCTGCTCAAGAAATTCCAGTCGAAGAGAACAACTCAAATGATATGACGATTTTTGTTGATAAGAACAATAATCATTTAAAAATCGATACTAATCATGAAGGAATTGCTGATGTTGAGATTTTCAATGTAACAGGACAGCCCGTTTTGAAAAAGACTATAAATTTTATAAAAGGAAATCAAAACGCGATTGAGATTTCAAGACTTCCAAAAGGAGTTTACATTGTAAAAGTAAACGATGGTCAAGGATCTTATTCTAAAAAAGTATTAAAGCAATAA
- the ilvA gene encoding threonine ammonia-lyase IlvA: protein MSLFNEVLNAKKQLEDVVAATPLTQNLNLSDEFESTILLKREDLQIVRSYKIRGAYNKISSLNEKEKISGIVCASAGNHAQGVAYSCNLLKIQGKIYMPKTTPKQKVKQVQLFGKSFVEIVLTGDTFDDAYASATADAIKNHKTFIHPFDDEKVIAGQGTVGLEILESYKEPIDYVFVPIGGGGLASGLSEVFRHLSPHTKIIGVEPKGAPSMKTSIEENQNTVLKTIDKFVDGAAVKQVGDKTFEICRYNLEDIILVPEGKVCTTILRLYNEEAMVVEPAGALTIAALDFYKEKIKGKNVVCIVSGSNNDIERTAEIKERSLLYEGLMHYFMIQFPQRPGALKEFVNNILGPDDDITYFQFAKKNSREKGSVVVGLELKNKNDIMPIKLKMTENGFEFQYLNDNQDLFTQLIG from the coding sequence ATGAGTTTATTTAACGAAGTACTTAATGCAAAAAAGCAACTTGAAGATGTAGTGGCTGCAACTCCTTTAACCCAGAATTTAAATCTTTCAGACGAATTTGAATCTACTATTTTATTAAAAAGAGAAGATTTACAAATTGTAAGGTCGTACAAAATTAGAGGCGCTTACAATAAGATTTCTTCTTTAAATGAAAAAGAAAAAATAAGCGGAATTGTTTGCGCCAGTGCTGGAAATCATGCTCAAGGCGTTGCCTATTCTTGTAATCTCCTAAAGATTCAAGGGAAAATTTATATGCCGAAAACCACTCCAAAACAAAAGGTAAAACAAGTACAATTGTTTGGAAAATCGTTTGTAGAAATTGTTTTAACAGGAGATACTTTTGATGATGCTTACGCTTCAGCAACCGCAGATGCAATCAAAAATCATAAAACTTTTATTCATCCTTTTGATGATGAAAAAGTAATTGCAGGACAAGGTACAGTTGGTTTAGAAATTTTAGAAAGTTATAAAGAACCAATCGATTATGTTTTTGTACCTATTGGCGGCGGCGGACTGGCTTCGGGACTTTCAGAAGTTTTCAGGCATTTAAGTCCGCATACTAAAATTATTGGAGTTGAACCAAAAGGCGCGCCTTCAATGAAAACCTCAATTGAAGAAAATCAAAATACAGTTTTAAAAACTATCGACAAATTTGTTGATGGAGCTGCTGTAAAACAAGTTGGAGACAAAACTTTTGAAATCTGTCGTTACAATTTAGAAGATATAATTTTGGTTCCCGAAGGAAAAGTCTGTACGACAATTTTGCGTTTGTATAATGAAGAAGCAATGGTTGTAGAACCAGCTGGAGCTTTAACAATTGCAGCTTTGGATTTTTATAAAGAAAAAATTAAAGGAAAAAATGTAGTTTGCATCGTTAGCGGAAGCAATAATGATATTGAAAGAACTGCTGAAATAAAAGAACGTTCTTTACTTTACGAAGGTTTAATGCATTATTTTATGATTCAGTTTCCACAGCGTCCTGGCGCTTTGAAAGAATTTGTAAATAATATTTTAGGACCAGACGATGACATTACTTATTTTCAGTTTGCTAAGAAAAATAGTCGTGAAAAAGGTTCTGTAGTAGTTGGTTTAGAATTAAAAAACAAAAATGACATTATGCCAATTAAATTAAAAATGACTGAAAATGGTTTTGAATTTCAATATTTGAATGACAATCAGGATTTGTTTACTCAGCTAATTGGATAA
- a CDS encoding DUF4136 domain-containing protein — translation MKTLKLIPLFLLLILSSCSSVTVYSDYDKTVDFAPYKTFAFFKPGIDKVEISDLDKRRILKAIDAEMQAKGLTKSENPDLLVNIFTKSREQVNVNQFSAGWGYGWGWGWNPWMMYGGNQTTVSTSTEGTLYIDLIDAKKKEMIWQGEGQGTLTRNIDKKDQKIAEFVNKILAQYPPVKK, via the coding sequence ATGAAAACACTTAAATTAATTCCGCTTTTTTTGCTTTTGATCCTTTCTTCATGCAGCAGTGTTACAGTATATTCTGATTACGACAAAACTGTCGATTTTGCGCCTTACAAGACTTTTGCTTTCTTTAAGCCCGGAATTGATAAAGTAGAGATTTCTGATTTGGATAAAAGACGTATCCTAAAAGCAATCGATGCCGAAATGCAAGCTAAAGGACTTACAAAAAGTGAAAATCCTGATTTATTAGTAAATATTTTTACAAAATCTAGAGAACAAGTAAATGTAAACCAATTTAGCGCTGGCTGGGGTTACGGTTGGGGTTGGGGTTGGAATCCGTGGATGATGTACGGAGGAAACCAAACTACTGTTTCAACCTCAACAGAAGGAACTTTATACATCGATTTAATTGATGCCAAAAAGAAAGAAATGATTTGGCAAGGTGAAGGTCAGGGAACTTTAACTAGAAACATCGATAAAAAAGATCAAAAAATTGCTGAGTTTGTAAACAAAATTTTGGCTCAATATCCGCCGGTTAAAAAATAG